In Hypomesus transpacificus isolate Combined female unplaced genomic scaffold, fHypTra1 scaffold_27, whole genome shotgun sequence, one genomic interval encodes:
- the LOC124463021 gene encoding AP2-associated protein kinase 1-like isoform X7 — translation MRKFFDSRRELVSSGPGSGGGSSGSSHAGGNFIGRAFTIGRYQVTVEETVAEGGFAIVFLVRTSQSVRCALKRMYVNDEHDLQVCKREIQIMKDLVGHKNIVGYLDSSITAVGAGDVWEVLILMDFCKGGQVVNLMNQRLQTGFTEAEVLQIFCDTCDAVSRLHQGKSPIIHRDLKVENILLHDKGHYVLCDFGSATNKFQNPQTEGVTIVEEDIKKYTTLSYRAPEMVNLYNSQTITTKADIWALGCLLYKVCFFTLPFGESQVAICEGNFTIPDNSRYSFDLHCLIRYMLEPDPDKRPDIYQVSYFAFKMARRDCPVQNVKNSPIPTQLPEPIKASEAAAKKTQTQTKTRLTDPIPTTETSITPRQRPKASHAQPSAGILPIQPAALTPRKRANLPAGAAQPIGVILNLSQPAAALQSHKAQGAVPPPAALNQSQKPSSQAVTQQKQPGQPIPADVNAAGGGVPVLAKTEAQPQALAGTPQQTTPTVASPAPQQTTQAPSSPAPPKAPARSARRKQAGPAPQLDPQPSSAAPLPPSPQPSGGQMPVLQFQPAPQPLADQQPVLLQPQAAPQPLVRTQPGSSETCPNAAVKQQTALAAQPQPPPPSSKTAEQAEPRPVPSDLPLTAITGSPESDPIQRSQAAAADVDPNQTPACANEGGKEGATASPAGSGAPTTPAWNPFDDDGFSNFTAEELVKKDKQADDAPGETEKAPTEDLIPGLLSTSPDQTVPQTAVEHTEDILGLDSITSSLVVPEPFNALSLSNTPEKLIEGLKSPDPSLMLPYLLSLADPFGGSVEESAKGQCTLVSALTSPSLTSSLLGSAASAEVSVGPLIPGLESPLAQADRSSPDCEAPTGQDSLLGCSLISGQFAPSEGPSGAPSLFAAPTSAASALDELAMLSGEAPQPLADSTLLMSDLEAHLPDAPPPPAEPGPEDEFDPIPVTGPKSTSQGGHSRSNSGSSESSLPSLARSLLLVDQLIDL, via the exons ATGAGGAAGTTCTTTGATTCTCGTCGGGAGTTGGTCAGTTCTGGACCTGgttcaggagggggaagcagtggaTCGAGCCATGCAGGTGGCAATTTTATTGGACGTGCATTTACTATCGGTCGGTACCAAGTCACTGTTGAAGAAACAGTAGCCGAAG GGGGCTTTGCGATCGTGTTCCTGGTGCGCACGAGCCAGAGCGTGCGCTGTGCCCTCAAGAGGATGTACGTCAACGACGAGCACGACCTGCAAGTGTGCAAGCGGGAGATCCAGATCATG AAGGACCTCGTCGGCCATAAGAACATTGTTGGCTATCTGGACTCCAGTATTACAGCTGTTGGTGCCGGAGACGTGTGGGAGGTGCTCATCCTCATGGACTTCTGTAAAG GGGGCCAGGTGGTGAACCTGATGAACCAGCGGCTGCAGACAGGTTTCACCGAGGCTGAGGTGCTGCAGATCTTCTGTGACACGTGCGACGCCGTGTCTCGACTGCACCAGGGCAAATCACCCATCATCCACAGGGACCTCAAG GTTGAGAACATTCTCCTGCATGACAAGGGTCACTATGTACTCTGCGACTTTGGGAGCGCCACCAACAAGTTCCAGAACCCGCAAACCGAGGGCGTGACAATAGTCGAGGAAGACATAAAAAA gtACACCACTCTTTCATATCGAGCCCCTGAGATGGTGAATCTCTACAATAGCCAAACGATCACGACCAAAGCAGACATATGG GCGCTGGGCTGTCTGCTGTACAAGGTGTGCTTCTTCACTCTGCCCTTTGGGGAGAGCCAGGTGGCCATCTGCGAGGGCAACTTCACCATCCCGGACAACTCCCGCTACTCCTTCGATCTCCACTGCCTCATCC GGTACATGCTGGAGCCCGACCCCGATAAAAGGCCCGACATCTACCAGGTGTCCTACTTTGCTTTTAAAATGGCTAGGCGGGACTGCCCTGTTCAGAATGTGAAG AATTCTCCTATTCCCACTCAACTCCCTGAACCAATCAAAGCTAGCGAGGCCGCAGCCAAGAAGACCCAAACCCAGACCAAGACCAG ACTCACCGACCCCATCCCCACCACTGAGACCTCCATCACTCCCCGTCAGAGGCCCAAGGCGAGCCACGCCCAGCCCAGCGCGGGGATCCTCCCCATTCAGCCTGCAGCCCTCACCCCTCGCAAACGGGCCAACCTCCCTGCCGGAGCAGCCCAGCCCATTG GTGTTATTCTGAACCTTTCCCAGCCAGCAGCAGCCCTCCAATCACACAAGGCCCAGGGTGCAGTCCCCCCTCCAGCAGCTCTCAACCAATCTCAAAAGCCCTCCAGTCAGGCTGTCACTCAACAGAAGCAG CCAGGGCAGCCAATCCCAGCAGATGTCAATgcagcagggggaggagtcccAGTCCTGGCTAAGACCGAGGCCCAACCACAAGCTCTGGCAGGCACACCACAGCAGACCACGCCTACCGTGGCTAGCCCCGCCCCTCAGCAAACAACGCAGGCCCCGTCCAGCCCCGCCCCGCCCAAAGCCCCTGCCCGGAGCGCCCGTCGTAAGCAAGCAGGCCCGGCACCGCAACTCGACCCTCAGCCCTCCTCCGcggctcccctgcctccctccccccagccctctggaGGTCAGATGCCCGTCCTCCAGTTCCAGCCCGCTCCCCAGCCGCTCGCTGACCAGCAGCCCGTGCTCCTCCAGCCCCAAGCTGCCCCGCAGCCTCTCGTCCGGACCCAGCCCGGCTCTTCCGAGACGTGTCCGAATGCTGCTGTGAAACAGCAGACg GCGCTTGCAGCCCAGCCgcaacccccccctccatcctctaaGACCGCAGAGCAGGCGGAACCCAGGCCTGTCCCTAGTGACCTCCCTCTGACTGCAATCACCGGCTCACCAGAGAGTGACCCCATACAACGAAGCCAAGCGGCAGCTGCAGATGTCGACCCTAACCA GACCCCAGCGTGTGCCAATGAGGGCGGCAAGGAGGGCGCCACGGCTTCACCCGCAGGCTCTGGTGCCCCAACGACGCCTGCATGGAACCCGTTTGACGACGACGGCTTCTCTAACTTCACTGCTGAGGAACTGGTGAAGAAGGACAAGCAGGCTGATG ATGCAcctggagaaacagagaaggCCCCCACTGAGGATCTGATTCCAGGTCTGCTGTCCACCTCCCCGGACCAGACTGTCCCCCAGACAGCTG TGGAGCATACGGAAGACATTCTGGGACTGGATTCAATCACCTCGTCGCTGGTCGTTCCAGAGCCTTTCAACGCGCtctcactctcaaacacaccag AGAAGCTGATTGAGGGACTGAAGTCCCCAGACCCTTCTCTTATGCTCCCTTACCTCTTGTCATTGGCCGATCCATTTGGTGGATCGGTTGAGGAATCTGCCAAAG GCCAATGCACCTTGGTGTCCGCTCTGACATCCCCCTCCttgacctcctctctccttggcTCAGCTGCTTCAGCAGAGGTGTCGGTCGGCCCTCTCATCCCCGGTCTGGAGTCTCCTCTGGCGCAGGCGGACAGATCCTCTCCTGATTGTG AAGCACCGACAGGGCAGGACTCTCTCCTGGGCTGCTCCCTCATCTCGGGCCAGTTTGCCCCGTCCGAAGGGCCCAGCggcgccccctctctcttcgcCGCTCCCACATCCGCTGCCTCTGCCCTGGATGAGTTAGCTATGCTATCTGGGGAGGCCCCCCAGCCCCTGGCAG ACTCCACCCTCCTGATGTCCGACCTGGAGGCCCATCTGCCCgatgctccccctcctccagcagagCCCGGACCAGAGGACGAGTTTGACCCCATCCCCGTCACGGGCCCCAAAAGCACCTCCCAAG GAGGCCACTCCCGCAGTAACAGTGGCAGCTCAGAGTCCAGCCTCCCCAGCCTGGCCCGCTCCCTGCTGCTAGTGGACCAGCTCATCGATCTGTAG